CCCTCTGGAAGTAGTCTGGTCGACCGCGTGCTTCTCTTCGTTGAGATCTTCATAGTTGCCTTTGTTTACTCCCTCGACATCGGCCTCAGATATGCCTACCAGCCCACAGCAAGCGAGAGTTTCAGCTCACATTCACTCCTTGCAACCATTTCTGTCTTGCGAATTGTCATTGCCTCTGCCGCGTTATTTGGGTCGAGAAACGAAGAGAAAAATAAGGACAGGCTGCACCAAGCTAGGCTTACATCGGATGCACAAGGCTGACCTGCTATCTGATCAGATAATCTCCAACTCCATTAATTTGAGTttgaccagcagcagcattcTATAGAGACCAATAAACACGAGAGGAGGAGCCGATTATTACTCGACCTGGTGTTGTCAAACCACGAATACGAGGGCGTAAGGGGCCAAAGAGACCCATAAACACGAGCACCCTTGCGGATATAACTCATCTGCCCATTCCCTTACCTGTCATCCCCATTAAAATACTACCGCGGTATCATGCGCTCGCGACAGACTCAAGTGTCCATTCCGCATTCCGAGAACTGGGACATCCAGGCTCCCAGCGGAGAGCACTATATCATCCAGATATCATGGCCACTACACTGGACAGACAGGGATCTATCAGCCAAGAAACAAGCACCGGTTATGTGAGTCATGGCGCCCCAATCCTACAGTGTACAGTGTACTGCAGCTGACCCAGGCAGATACATTGTGGATGGAAATGCGCTGTTCATGACGGCAACAGAGGCCGCCTGGCGTCGAGCCACTGGGCCACACTACTCAGGAGGGggcatcgtcgtcgcaaTTGGATACCCTCTTGAAGGACAAGTCTATGACAAGCGGCGTCGGGCATTTGACATGACGCCACCGTGTCCCGGTTCGACGGCAGAGTTTGGAGGAGCCAACGCCTTTCTAGACTTTATTCGGCAGGACGTGCGAGAGCTTGTATCATCGAGGTTTCCGCAACTTACTATCACCCGGGAAGCTCTGTTTGGGCATTCCTACGGGGGTCTCTTCGTGTTGCATGCTCTTTTCGCAAGCGCTTCCCTTTTTGACTGCTACATGGCCAGTAGTCCTTCACTCGAGTGGGCTGACTATTATATCccgagggaggagaagggataTACTGAGAAGTCTGATCTGGCTACCCCTAGTCTTATGATGTTCTTTGGGTCCTACGAGCAAGACCCCCCTCGGTGGCATGGCGAGACCCAAGAGCATTACGACGAGCGAAAGGCTGTGGCAGCGGCGCGGGGGACGGGAGATAATATCAAGAAGATGCGGAAAAGGCTACAGGATAGCGAGAAACTCTCTGCGGTAACTTTGAATGAGTACGAGGGAGAGGACCATGGTAGTGTTATGGCTTGCGCGCTGAGTCGCGCTCTGACAACATTTTTCGAGGAATGGCCGCTGGATGGAAATTAACTAGCTTGACTTCATTCAGCATGGCTTTTAATGGAGTGTAAGCGTTGCATCCGAGGAAGAATGGATCAGCACTAGTTTTTAGACTGTTGATAGCCGAGTAAATACGAGATATATGATAATATAAATGCACCCCCCCTCTCTTATTCCTATGGTTTGACACCTTCATTTATCTGAACTTCGCAAAAGGAAGCAATGTCTAACTCCACTCTTAGCCCAAGATTCCCAATCCATGCCCCTCCGCACATTCTACAACTCCTAGCGCGCCTCCACACCCTCTCCTTAgcccaagaaggcgaaaTCGAACAAGCAAAAGATGGCCTGATTGAGCTGCACAAAAAGGACCCCATCGAAGGCGGAAAAGCCCTGAAAGAGCTCATGTCAAACAAATTCGTTGCacttgaaaaagaaaaatgcGAGTTCGTCTACCAGCTCATCTTGGCCACCGGTGCAAAGAATGTTGTTGAGGCGGGCACCAGCTACGGGGTTAGTACGATTTACCTCGCTCTGGCAGTTGGAGAGAATTCTCCAGATGGAAGGGTTATTGCTACTGAGCATGAGCCTGAGAAGGTCCGCAGGGCAAAAGAGTATTGGGCTGAGGCTGGCGAGGTTGTCACGAAGTACGTCGATATCAGACAGGGGGATCTACTCTGGACATTGCAGCAGGACGTGCCCACAATTGATCTTTTACTTCTAGACAGTATGCTTCGTGGTTCTATAGAAAATGGAATCAACTGCTAACTTCGTGATAGTCTGGACCCCACTCGCCCTGCCGACGTTGAAATTGCTGCAGCCTCATATGAGACGGGGCACGGTTATTGTCACCGACAACACAGTGTCGGCTTCGGCATTGTATGGAGAGTTTCTTCAGTATTTGAATGACCCCGATAGTCCTTTCAGATCTTTGACTGTGCCGTACTCTGGCGGACTCGAACTTTCTGTATACTTGCCGTGAGCGCATGCGTGCTACGAATATGCTACGTCTATCAGGATCTCCTATATAGCATGCCGCTTACTACGTTACCCAATATAACATGTCGAGCCCATTGACAAGAATAACTAGATATTCTGCGTTGACCCTTATATGCAGCGCTTAACATTCACATCCAAACTGATCCTATATTAGACTAGTCCTCGCTCTCAGGACGTATATGCGACAAAAGCAACTTCGCAaaagccgccgccgaagccgcaGCATACTTCTGCCATAGTTTATTCTTGTGGCTGTCATAGTAGTCACAAATACCGCGGATGATAAGTGATGGTAGGGTATTCATGATTCCTGctgcctccatctcgaaGCACAGTACGTTGTGTTCCTTGCCCCATCTGTCGCGAGTCGCTGCGTCTCGTATGACCTTGTTCCCGGATGCAATGGTCCCGTAGTGTATCACTGGTTGGGAGGATTGCCTCGGTGGTCTTTGTTGCTCGTTGCCAGGGCTACACCTGGTACAGGTGGTTTCGCCCACGGCGTGCGGATAGGAAGGCACGTATAGCTTGTCATTTACAGCACCCGGATAGCGATACTCCTCATCCAAGTCTTGGATCTTTTGGAGATAGCCCCGTAGAGGATCCTTTGCAAGAGCCGGGTCAGACTGCATCTCACTCAAAACAGATCTGACCCGTCGTGGCGCCGAGTCCAGACATCCATTTATCTGGAATACGCCCGTATCCAGTGCCTTTTCCATATCGTACGGCAGTACACCTGGATTGGCCCCATGCCGCTTACTCACAACGACATCTCCTAATCGAATATCGGTTTGCGAGGGGACACCCCCGCCGATGCCTACTAGGAGACAGACCCGGAGATGTGGGAAACTGCGCTTCATGTTAGATGCCACGTCTGCTGCGGGATTTGTTCCGTATTCGCCATCAGGAAGACAGGTCGCTACGACGTTGTGCTTGCACATATTTCCAAAGGCATAGGCATTCTGGTCATGTCTCGAAACCGGTATACCTCTATACGAGGCATCGAATAGGAGTCGGATGGCTTTGAGTTCTGTATGCAGGGCGCATATAATGCCAATCGTGTAATCTTCGGAAGTAGAGGTGTCGGATGAGCGGGATAAAACTGTGTTCATAGTCTCCGAAGAACGCTGAGAGTCTTCAAACTTTGTGAATGACCCAGATGAAGCATCTCTGTcggaagcagaaaaagccAAACTCCCTCCAAGCCCACTATCAGAGTATGACGGAGAGCCGCCAAACTGAGTGGTAGTGAGCGGCTGACTGGAGGGCTCCCCAAGGTCGCCCCAATACCATGGATACAACTTGTTATGACCAAAAATGAATGCCCCTTTGTCCATGTTCCTATGGACTACGCACTTCGCTTCCAGACGGTCACTCATGCTGGACGGGAGCAAGACTTGGGCCAAGTCAGAGTGAGTACTTCCGTCCCCAGATAAACACTCGCAAGTGCAAGGCAGTCCTTCTGGGATATACCAGATGAGTTCATCTGTGAGTCTGACTGGTGTAGAGAATGGGTTACCGCGCCCTGCAGCAATGATCTCCTGAAGGTCTGCACTGCAGACGGCAACGTAGGACAGCCCACACGGCACCGTCGACCATTTAGGGCATTCATCTGCTGGCCGTATAATCTCGCCAAAGTCTCGGCCAAAGAGTGTTATAGCATTGATGGTCCTGATTAAGTCCATCCAAGACCTGGCCGACGCGTCGAGTGCAGCTGCCCggggatgagctggatcaCGCTCGTTCGCGATATCGTCAAAGTCCCATCCCTCTAGAGTTGACCTAGACGTACCAGCGGTAGGGTCTTTGTTTAGTGTCCCAGACTGATAGTCAATCATTTTTTCCATCACCTCATAGAATCGAGTGACCTGGTCTCGGAAACGTACAtgttcgtcgtcatcggcatATACTGTCAGTTCAAGGTTACTTTTATCCGATAAGACCCATCCTGCAGAGTCTGGGCGATATAATCGGTCCTCTCTGATCCTTGAAGGGTCAAATAATGTTAAAGCTGAGAATTCACtatccttctctttctctagGGACGTACGAATGAGGTGCAAGAGGGCAGTGGCTCCGTTAATCAACCACCCACGCTTGCTTACTTCGTCCCAGAGCAGAACGAAGCGTTTCTTGATCCACTTTAGCCTCTTTGTGTAGCCATTGCGAGTAACATGCACGGGGATATCTTTATTTCCAATGCTTATTGCTGGGCCTCCACACACGATCTGTCCCATGGATATCGACATGTTGTGGAAAGGTGAACCATAAGGCACGCCGGGGAGGTTGGAGTTTTTGACGTCGTATTTTGCATCAGATGCCCCTATGTCTGTCAGTTAAGGCCATGGTAATGGCCTCATAAGAGTGATTATGTACCTGCGTAGAGCTTTATCTCATTACACCACCCGATGATATGACGTGCACTTTGAAGGTCAAGCGTAGAAATGTCCATGGTGCACAGAGAAACCGCCTCGTTGTAAGATATTCGACCACCGCTGGAGTTCAATAGTAAATGCCACATTATCAGGTCATCACGATACCTGGTTGGCACGAGGATTGTGGAAAAGCCTTTGATAAAGACGCCCCCTGCGAAAGGATTGACATAGCTTGTTTCGCACAGTGCGGCCATCATACTCAGGGGTATTTGAAGCCCCTGCTCTGCAGAGGATCGTCGCGGAACTCTATAACCTTCTACGACGAGTGGATTTCTGAATAGGTTGTGCCAGCACTGACCGTTTGGCGTGGCCTTTtgaccttcatcttcttgtcgTGTATAAAAGCCGATGATGGCTTCATATTCGGCCCTGGAATAAGACAGCTGCTGACATGAGATAGTTGGACGGCAGTAGGCAACCCCTTCTGGGTAGGGCGAGGAGCGGAGAGCAGAGCCCATCCAAACAAGGATTTCCCCGATCTCAACCACACTTGGTACAGGTCCGCTCACCCGAATATTAAGAAATGGGGTCTGATCAGGCTGCGTCTCAGCCTTGAGCAGAGTATTATTTTGTAAGAACCCTGTGCAACGGACCCATCGTTAGTATATTGTAGAAGAGCAGCCGGGGTAGACCCAGCACCTACGTGAAGCTTTTTGAGTCCCATTATCTCGAACGAGATCTTTTACCAACCCGAGTATCTCAAGACCAATTTCTGGCCAAGTCTGGTGGAGATATTGGGCGCATGTTGCTGCTTGTGCCATGGACGTAGTACCTGTGAGCGTGATGGCATTGTGTATCGCAGTTTCCGGAGCACCATGGTAGCACTGCTCTTCGACAAAATGGATCGGATTCCAGTCAACTTTGAACATAATCCATACGGTAGAAGCTGGGACCATGGTGATTGTGTTGGTAGGGCGAATGGCGGCATAAATCGCTGCTCTAACGCTGGCCACCGTGTTTGGTGCCGCAGGGGCCAATAGGCATTCACAGCGGACATATGACAGGAGCTTCTGGTAATCTGGAGACCGTTCCAAGAACGTAGTATATCGCACAGTTGTGGGAAGATTCGGGTGATTTTGGAGGCCAACGCGATGTGTGGGCGTGTCCTGACTTCTTTTATAGAGTCTTTCCCTTTGCTTTCCCGTTTGCTTTCCCGTTTGCAGTTCTTCCAGTTTTTTCGAATCCCAAGCCTAGTAGGGTTGATTCTTTTCGCGTCTGCAACTCGCCTTGTGATTGTACTTTGACTTGTGGTTGGAACTGTTGTTCCTGTGTGGTCAAGTTATCTGCCCACTCAGCACCATCATTCAACACAATGTCTTTAAAGCAAGCCGTGATATCACTACACCTTGATCAGCCTGATTAGCATATACTCTCCTGCAAAAGCCTACCCTTTCCATTTGACGAGAAACATCATCACGCTGTAATGCTGTCCACCAATACTCAAGGCGCATTGCTCGAGAAGACGCGGGAGGGCATCACAGATTTGCTCGACAATGTCAACCGTGGGCTCATAGCAAATGACAGATTCTGCGATGGGTCTGGCCGACCGATTAATATATTCATGTCTCGCAGGCTCCGGGAGATAGATCGCTGCATGTTCGTTTCGCTGAAAGTTGTGGAAGGGTCGTGGAAGGTTTTGGCGAAAATCAGCTAAACTCATCGAGGGAGACTCGTTCCTAGATTCTTTGCGGTATGCAGACATTTTGTCATATCGCCAGTATCTAGAATATGCCGATTTTGCTGCAGTATTTTTAGCCGCAAAATTGAGTGACGAAACAGAGGCACCATGGGAGCCCGTCTCATCTGGGGAGGACGGCCAATCTGGGGAGGACGGCCAATCTGGAGAGGGCGGCTCATCTGGGGAGGGCGGCTCATCTGGAGAGGGCGGCTCATCGTGGGCGGATTCGGAAGGTTCCGTAGGCATCGTGGGCCTTTGTTTTTCACCGGGACACTCAATGTAAGATGACTTTGACAACAGCTTGTTGAatgaaaggaaggaaaggaagaaagatgaaGGAAGACTGACGAGCGGGGAAGAGTCGGTCAGCACGAGATTGGCTGCAGTAAGACGCTAATATTACAATTCTACTGACTAGAATGATAATCTCAGATTAAAAAACAAGAACGTAACATGTCAAGTCGAGGTTAAATCTCCAGCATTTCCACAGCCAGACGATACGCCCTTTCCTTCAGCTCCCACCCCCGAGTCCCCTCTCTAGCCAGCTTATCCCAGGCATGGTCACACTTATCCATGCGCTCATGCACGACTCGCCGGCCAGGATCCTCATCGAGTCTCGCCGCAAGTTTCTCAGCCTCAAGCGCCAAAGTATCATACCCCGCCGTGATAAACAAGACATTCCTCGGAAAGCGACTTGGCTCCGCAAGACTAGGCGCGATGCGCGGATCCCGCAGACTGAATTCCGGCGACTGCACGTAGCTCTGCCTGAACAAGCGGAGAACAAACGCCGGGATAGGACGTCCGCCCTTCTCAGGCGCCAGCAGGGTGTAAGGGTCGATGAACGCCGCGACGCTGGGGTAGAACGCGAGGACGGAGCGGAATGTGCCTGGGGGGAACAGGGAGGAGGTTGCTACGAGGGCGAGATTGGCGCC
The nucleotide sequence above comes from Aspergillus puulaauensis MK2 DNA, chromosome 3, nearly complete sequence. Encoded proteins:
- a CDS encoding alpha/beta hydrolase (COG:S;~EggNog:ENOG410PXH4;~InterPro:IPR000801,IPR029058;~PFAM:PF00756); its protein translation is MRSRQTQVSIPHSENWDIQAPSGEHYIIQISWPLHWTDRDLSAKKQAPVIYIVDGNALFMTATEAAWRRATGPHYSGGGIVVAIGYPLEGQVYDKRRRAFDMTPPCPGSTAEFGGANAFLDFIRQDVRELVSSRFPQLTITREALFGHSYGGLFVLHALFASASLFDCYMASSPSLEWADYYIPREEKGYTEKSDLATPSLMMFFGSYEQDPPRWHGETQEHYDERKAVAAARGTGDNIKKMRKRLQDSEKLSAVTLNEYEGEDHGSVMACALSRALTTFFEEWPLDGN
- a CDS encoding O-methyltransferase (COG:S;~EggNog:ENOG410PT7I;~InterPro:IPR002935,IPR029063;~PFAM:PF13578,PF01596;~go_function: GO:0008171 - O-methyltransferase activity [Evidence IEA]); the encoded protein is MSNSTLSPRFPIHAPPHILQLLARLHTLSLAQEGEIEQAKDGLIELHKKDPIEGGKALKELMSNKFVALEKEKCEFVYQLILATGAKNVVEAGTSYGVSTIYLALAVGENSPDGRVIATEHEPEKVRRAKEYWAEAGEVVTKYVDIRQGDLLWTLQQDVPTIDLLLLDIWTPLALPTLKLLQPHMRRGTVIVTDNTVSASALYGEFLQYLNDPDSPFRSLTVPYSGGLELSVYLP
- a CDS encoding Pfs domain protein (COG:F;~EggNog:ENOG410PJWB;~InterPro:IPR000845,IPR035994;~PFAM:PF01048;~go_function: GO:0003824 - catalytic activity [Evidence IEA];~go_process: GO:0009116 - nucleoside metabolic process [Evidence IEA]); protein product: MVPASTVWIMFKVDWNPIHFVEEQCYHGAPETAIHNAITLTGTTSMAQAATCAQYLHQTWPEIGLEILGLVKDLVRDNGTQKASRFLQNNTLLKAETQPDQTPFLNIRVSGPVPSVVEIGEILVWMGSALRSSPYPEGVAYCRPTISCQQLSYSRAEYEAIIGFYTRQEDEGQKATPNGQCWHNLFRNPLVVEGYRVPRRSSAEQGLQIPLSMMAALCETSYVNPFAGGVFIKGFSTILVPTRYRDDLIMWHLLLNSSGGRISYNEAVSLCTMDISTLDLQSARHIIGWCNEIKLYAGASDAKYDVKNSNLPGVPYGSPFHNMSISMGQIVCGGPAISIGNKDIPVHVTRNGYTKRLKWIKKRFVLLWDEVSKRGWLINGATALLHLIRTSLEKEKDSEFSALTLFDPSRIREDRLYRPDSAGWVLSDKSNLELTVYADDDEHVRFRDQVTRFYEVMEKMIDYQSGTLNKDPTAGTSRSTLEGWDFDDIANERDPAHPRAAALDASARSWMDLIRTINAITLFGRDFGEIIRPADECPKWSTVPCGLSYVAVCSADLQEIIAAGRGNPFSTPVRLTDELIWYIPEGLPCTCECLSGDGSTHSDLAQVLLPSSMSDRLEAKCVVHRNMDKGAFIFGHNKLYPWYWGDLGEPSSQPLTTTQFGGSPSYSDSGLGGSLAFSASDRDASSGSFTKFEDSQRSSETMNTVLSRSSDTSTSEDYTIGIICALHTELKAIRLLFDASYRGIPVSRHDQNAYAFGNMCKHNVVATCLPDGEYGTNPAADVASNMKRSFPHLRVCLLVGIGGGVPSQTDIRLGDVVVSKRHGANPGVLPYDMEKALDTGVFQINGCLDSAPRRVRSVLSEMQSDPALAKDPLRGYLQKIQDLDEEYRYPGAVNDKLYVPSYPHAVGETTCTRCSPGNEQQRPPRQSSQPVIHYGTIASGNKVIRDAATRDRWGKEHNVLCFEMEAAGIMNTLPSLIIRGICDYYDSHKNKLWQKYAAASAAAFAKLLLSHIRPESED
- a CDS encoding uncharacterized protein (CAZy:CE10;~COG:V;~EggNog:ENOG410PWZP;~InterPro:IPR029058,IPR013094;~MEROPS:MER0036033;~PFAM:PF07859;~SECRETED:SignalP(1-20);~go_function: GO:0016787 - hydrolase activity [Evidence IEA]), whose amino-acid sequence is MSILRYLYLRLAALIIRTLARLPGRILSNPDVVRHIPSRDPRRTIKAHLYHPSDKDQAPKPKPKPVLLNFHGSGFMIPAHGSDDAFCRQISRETGYTVLDVQYRLAPEHPFPAAIEDVQDVARWVLNQPETFDLSRVSISGFSAGANLALVATSSLFPPGTFRSVLAFYPSVAAFIDPYTLLAPEKGGRPIPAFVLRLFRQSYVQSPEFSLRDPRIAPSLAEPSRFPRNVLFITAGYDTLALEAEKLAARLDEDPGRRVVHERMDKCDHAWDKLAREGTRGWELKERAYRLAVEMLEI